The Vicia villosa cultivar HV-30 ecotype Madison, WI linkage group LG1, Vvil1.0, whole genome shotgun sequence genome includes a region encoding these proteins:
- the LOC131609672 gene encoding germin-like protein subfamily 3 member 2 has product MINNKVSILLVLIFFTISAFCSDPDPVLDYCIAKPQEPCKNSSTATIEDFTFSGIKLPGNFKETGFTSLGVNSNVFPGLNTLGVSFVRADFDIGGVNVPHFHPRATEVAIVLEGKIYSGFVDTKNKIFAKVLEKGEVMVFPRGLVHFQMNVGDVPATIFGSFDSQNPGLMRIPNVVFGSEIKDELLEKAFGLNSKELSKLKKRFSPSS; this is encoded by the coding sequence ATGATAAACAACAAAGTATCCATTCTTTTAGTTCTTATCTTTTTCACCATTTCAGCTTTTTGTTCCGATCCAGATCCAGTTCTGGATTACTGCATAGCCAAACCACAAGAACCTTGCAAAAACTCATCCACAGCAACCATCGAAGACTTCACTTTCTCCGGTATAAAACTCCCCGGAAACTTCAAAGAAACTGGTTTTACATCTCTAGGAGTGAATTCAAACGTGTTCCCCGGTTTAAACACTCTTGGAGTTTCATTTGTCAGAGCTGATTTTGACATTGGTGGTGTCAATGTTCCTCATTTTCATCCAAGAGCAACAGAAGTTGCTATTGTGTTGGAGGGGAAAATTTACTCAGGATTTGTTGATACTAAGAACAAGATTTTTGCTAAGGTTTTGGAGAAAGGTGAGGTTATGGTTTTTCCTAGAGGACTGGTGCATTTTCAGATGAATGTTGGTGATGTTCCAGCTACTATTTTTGGGAGCTTTGATAGCCAGAATCCTGGTTTGATGAGAATTCCTAATGTTGTGTTTGGATCTGAGATTAAAGACGAGCTTTTGGAAAAGGCTTTTGGGCTTAATTCTAAGGAGCTTTCtaagttgaagaagaggttttCTCCTTCAAGCTAA
- the LOC131645993 gene encoding uncharacterized protein LOC131645993 codes for MQAKVQNNRFRRQALAIGKARDNIKDVGKVCDGVQDKIQRLPVSGETRDRTMKRKHSSDTVFGGSTNREVEPKRVKYLKQANDAREQSSNVNQPHSLIGAINHMRPESSVSHLSQRVGQRPQKNSSTRRANGVSPPVYNCDEMPMPFEGDRGRNILNQSDSKELSSMVDMVDQPHKGTFLSSQMDLEYKLPSLYRRLLSALIDDDQIEETDGDEDISFLHEIDYTEIVSCNGNVTVTRDQMFMEDELIMELKSVGIDAYLARCRTFEDPMFNDVLFATPALDNHTVSTVDDIRPLAQNPKQDFAPSGSFPSRVQNVLENSNNQSNLDFAMTGPILNGGRKGKVLSDDVGASANMGGKKGKVLPVGASASMGRKKREMLLDDVGASANMGGKKGKVLPVGVSANMGGRKGKVLPVGASANMGRKKGEMLLDDAGDSANMGGKKGKVLPVGVSAIMGGKKGEMLLDDVGASDSLGGENGKVLLDDVGASATLGNSSLGGTKRKRSKRGTNKDTSMRNQVKKGGRSAASNTRSERKTKAKAKPKTDGLSTSAKGSLGKLAENTNSKHYLACGSDQLVSSGNNNVGSVSRDYSTNDIAIETALDLTNMPELDSIEVGADKDLDSWLNNYMDTLEDDDDADGLDIPMDDLFTIL; via the exons ATGCAG GCGAAAGTGCAAAACAATAGGTTTCGGAGACAGGCTTTGGCAATTGGAAAGGCTAGAGACAACATTAAGGATGTTGGCAAGGTTTGTGATGGTGTTCAAGACAAGATTCAAAGGTTACCTGTAAGTGGAGAAACACGGGATAGAACAATGAAAAGAAAACATTCCTCGGACACCGTCTTTGGTGGATCCACTAATCGGGAAGTAGAGCCAAAAAGAGTTAAGTATCTAAAGCAAGCTAATGACGCCCGGGAGCAATCTTCAAATGTGAACCAGCCTCATTCATTGATAGGGGCAATCAATCATATGCGTCCAGAATCTTCTGTATCCCATTTATCCCAACGGGTTGGGCAGAGGCCTCAAAAAAATTCTAGCACTCGAAGAGCAAATGGGGTATCACCGCCGGTCTATAATTGTGATGAAATGCCTATGCCATTTGAAGGAGATAGAGGGAGAAACATTTTAAATCAATCTGATTCAAAAGAGTTATCTTCAATGGTTGACATGGTTGATCAACCTCACAAAGGCACCTTTCTGTCCAGTCAAATGGATTTAGAATACAAACTACCATCGTTGTACCGAAGACTATTGTCAGCTTTGATCGATGACGATCAAATTGAAGAAACTGATGGAGATGAAGACATATCTTTTCTGCATGAAATAGACTACACTGAGATAGTTTCTTGTAATGGGAATGTTACCGTTACACGTGACCAAATGTTTATGGAGGATGAACTCATAATGGAGCTAAAAAGTGTCGGCATAGATGCTTACCTTGCTAGATGCCGGACATTTGAGGATCCCATGTTTAATGATGTCCTATTTGCAACTCCTGCTCTTGACAACCATACTGTTTCAACTGTTGATGATATCCGACCACTTGCTCAAAACCCTAAGCAAGATTTTGCACCATCAG GTTCATTTCCTTCGAGGGTGCAAAATGTTTTGGAAAATTCAAACAATCAATCCAATCTGGATTTTGCCATGACTGGACCAATACTGAATGGAGGGAGGAAAGGTAAAGTGCTATCTGATGATGTTGGTGCTAGCGCTAATATGGGAGGGAAGAAAGGTAAAGTGCTACCTGTAGGTGCTAGCGCTAGTATGGGGCGGAAGAAACGAGAAATGCTTCTTGATGATGTTGGTGCTAGCGCTAATATGGGAGGGAAGAAAGGTAAAGTGCTACCTGTTGGTGTTAGTGCTAATATGGGAGGGAGGAAAGGTAAAGTGCTACCTGTAGGTGCTAGCGCTAATATGGGACGGAAGAAAGGAGAAATGCTTCTCGATGATGCTGGTGATAGCGCTAATATGGGAGGGAAGAAAGGTAAAGTGCTACCTGTTGGTGTTAGTGCTATTATGGGAGGGAAGAAAGGAGAAATGCTACTTGATGATGTTGGTGCTAGTGATTCTTTGGGAGGGGAGAATGGAAAAGTGCTACTTGATGACGTTGGTGCTAGTGCAACTCTTGGTAATTCGTCCTTGGGTGGAACAAAGAGAAAGAGGAGTAAAAGAGGAACAAACAAGGACACTTCTATGAGAAATCAGGTTAAAAAAGGCGGCCGCTCTGCTGCAAGTAACACAAGGAGTGAGCGTAAAACAAAAGCCAAGGCCAAACCGAAGACAGATGGACTCTCTACTTCTGCAAAAGGATCTCTTGGCAAGTTGGCGGAAAATACTAACTCTAAGCATTATTTGGCTTGTGGCTCTGATCAACTGGTTTCCAGTGGTAACAATAATGTTGGCTCTGTATCACGTGATTATAGTACTAACGATATCGCGATTGAAACTGCCTTGGATTTAACAAACATGCCTGAACTAGACTCCATAGAAGTTGGTGCAGATAAAGACCTGGATTCTTGGTTAAACAATTATATGGATACCTTAGAAGACGATGATGATGCGGATGGCCTAGACATACCGATGGACGATCTGTTCACGATTCTGTGA
- the LOC131645973 gene encoding uncharacterized protein LOC131645973, which yields MVKAHARIVGNSSKRASNGSITNFTLLKQFDISIHPSSNARTLEVIWSPPLMGRIKCNVDGASTGSSSNVACGGIFRDHHATHIMSFSSYLHGETPESGELIAVIQALELAKGKNFDKLWIETDCSFVVHACNNHAMVP from the coding sequence ATGGTTAAAGCTCATGCTAGGATTGTGGGAAACTCTTCTAAGAGGGCTTCTAATGGATCTATAACAAATTTTACTCTTTTAAAGCAGTTTGACATCAGTATTCATCCTAGTTCAAATGCTAGAACTTTGGAAGTTATTTGGTCTCCTCCATTAATGGGAAGGATTAAGTGCAATGTAGATGGTGCTTCAACTGGGTCTTCGAGCAATGTTGCCTGTGGTGGAATCTTTAGAGACCACCATGCTACTCATATCATGAGTTTTAGCTCCTACTTACACGGTGAAACTCCGGAGTCGGGTGAACTTATTGCGGTTATTCAAGCCTTAGAGCTGGCAAAAGGAAAGAATTTTGATAAATTATGGATAGAAACGGATTGTAGTTTTGTTGTTCACGCTTGCAACAATCATGCTATGGTGCCTTAG